The Pandoraea vervacti DNA window CACGCCGCGCAGCGCGTGCGGATTGTGGCGTTGCATGAATTCGCGCGTGTCGGCGTCGTTCAGACACGCGTCCGTCACCATGCCGTATTGATGGTCCGAGATCACGCGTGCGGTCGCGTCGTAGCCGAAGAGATAATCGACCGTCGCCGCAATTTCCGCCGCCCCTTTGTAGCCGTGACGCTTCACGCCATCGAGCCATTTCGGGTTGACGACGCGTGCGCGGATCACGCGCGCGATTTCCTCGGTCAGCGGACGCACCCGGGGGGCATCCGCACGGCTATGGTCGGCGTGGTACACCGCGGGTTGCTGCCCTGAAAAGTGCCGCACGGCCGCTGTCATGCCACCTTGAAACTGGTAGTAATCGTTCGAGTCGAGAATGTCGTGCTCGCGATTGTCCTGATTCTGCAAAACGACGTCGATGCTCGCCAGACGCGTCGCAAACACGTCGTGCGCCCGCTCGCCTGCGCCGGCCTGTGCGTACGCGTAGCCGCCGGATTGTCCATACGCCAGCGCGAGATCTTCGTCCGTCTGCCACAGGCCGTTGTCGATCATCTCCTGCAACCCCGCACCATAGGTGCCCGGCTGCGAACTGAAAACGCGCCAGCCGGCCCGCTTCCTGGCCTCGATGCTGTCGAACCCGCGCGCCATCCATGCGTCGCGCTCGTGCACGACGCGCGCGCGAATCGGGTTGATGTCTTCCGGCTCGTCGAGTTCGGCCACGGCCTGCACGGCGGCATCGAACAAATGCATGACATTGGGGAACGCGTCGCGAAAGAAGCCTGAGACACGCAGCGTGACGTCGACGCGCGGACGCTCCATACCGCCGGGCGGCAGGATGTCGAAGTCCGTCACGCGATGGCTGCCGGGAGCCCACTTTGGCCGCACGCCCAACAGGGCGAAGGCTTGCGCAATATCGTCGCCGCCGGTGCGCATCGTGGCCGTGCCCCAGACCGACAGGCCGATGGCGCGCGGATAATCGCCGTGATCCTGCATGTGCCGCTCGATCAACTGGCGCGCCGATTTCACGCCCAGCGCCCACGCAGTCTGTGTGGGGATCGCACGCGTGTCGACGGAGTAGAAATTGCGGCCGGTCGGCAATACGTCGGGGCGCCCGCGCGACGGCGCACCGCTGGGTCCCGGCGGCACGAAGCGACCTTCGAGACCGCGCTTGAGATGACGCAGTTCCTCCCGGCCACACGCGTCGAGCGCGGGCAGGACCTCGTCGCCGGCACGCGCCAGCACGTCTCGCGTGGCGGGCAGGTCCGCCGTCATGGCCGCGAGCGACGCCACATCTGCGCTTGCCAGCGTTTGCAGCAAATTCGCGCCCAGCAACTCCAGTCGTTCACGCGTATCGCCCTGATGACGCCACGGGGCGTCGCTCACGCACGCGAGCATCGGCGGACGCGGTCCGTCCCACGGGGCCGACCATTCGGCCCTGAGGGGATCGAAGTGCATGTCGATCTGCAAATCTTTCGCCAGCGCGTCGATCAGGCTGGCGTCACGCCCCTGCCCGGCGCGCACCGGGAAACGCATCAGTGCGAGGAGCGTGTCGCAACGCTCTCGCCCCTTGGGCGAGCGACCGAAGATGTGCAGACCGTCGCGGATCTGCGTCTCCTTGAGTTCGCACAACCACGTGTCGACACGCGTGAGCAGTTCGTCCTCGGCGTCCGGACCGTTCGGCGCATCGAGGCTGAGTTCTTCGTGCAGACGATGTCGAACGATGGTCTCGAGGATCGTGCTGCGCAGCCATTTCGCGCGGCGCATGTCGACCAGGAGCGCTTCATAGTATTCGTCGACCTGACGCTCCAGATCCTGCATGGGGCCGTACGATTCCGCACGCGTGAGCGGCGGCATCAGGTGATCGATGATGACCGCCTGCGCCCGGCGCTTGGCCTGACTTCCCTCGCCGGGATCATTGACGATGAACGGATAGAGATGCGGCAACGGGCCAAGGGTGAGATCGGGCCAGCAACTGTCGGACAGCGCCACGCTCTTGCCGGGCAGCCATTCGAGGCTGCCATGTTTGCCCACGTGCACGACGGCATCGACATCGAACACATGACGCAGCCAGAAGTAGAACGCGAGATAGGCGTGCGGCGGCACCAGTTCGGCGTCGTGATAGCTGGCGTAGTCGCCGTCGACGCGCGAGCGGGACGGCTGAATGCCGACGAACACGTTGGCACACCGCCAGCCCGCGATCATGAAACGACCGTGCCGTATCGTCGGATCCTGATCGGCCGGTCCCCACCGCTCGTTGAGCGCGTCGCGCACTTGCGCAGGCAACGTGGCGAACGCGGCCAGATAGTCCTCGAGCGCATAGCTCTGGAAGGCCGGTCGCAGCGCGCGCATCTCGGCGTCGTTGGTCACGCCGCTCGTCAGGCGCGCCATCAGCGCGTCGCCGTCGGGCGGCAGTTCGTCGACCCGGTAGCCCTCGTCGCGCAACAGCGTCAGGATCTCGACAACCGACGCAGGCGTATCGAGTCCCACGCCGTTGCCGATACGACCTTCGCTCGCCGGGTAATTGGCCAGCACCAGCGCGAGACGTTTTTGCGCGTTGGGCTGGGTGCGTAACAGGCACCAGCGTCGGCTCAATTCGGCAACGAACGCGACGCGCTCCCGATCTGGCTGATAACGCACCACGTCCACTTCGGTGCGCGCGCACCGATAGTCCAGCCCCTTGAAACTGATCGCCCGGGTGACGATGCGGCCATCGACCTCGGGCAACGCGACGTGCATGGCGATATCGCGCGAGTTCAGCCCCTGATTGTCCTTGACCCAATCGTCGCGGTTGCCGCCGCTCAGGATCACCTGCAGCACCGGTGCGTCGCTGCCGAACACCTGCGACTGGCGGGGGTCTTCCGGCGTCGACGTCGAGAACGCCGTCGTGTTGAGCACGAGCGAGACGTCGTGCTCCTCGCAGAGCTGGCTTACGACATCGCGGCTGAGCGCGTCCTTGAGCGATGTGATGGCAATCGGCAGCGGGTTCAGCCCGCGCGCCATGAGCGCGTCGATCAGGGCGTCGAACACGACGGTGTTAGCCGCTTGCAGATGAGCACGATAAAAGAGAATCGCGACGACGGGCGCCCCCGCGTGCCAGCATGCCTGCCAGTCAGCGACCGTCGGTCGATGGCTGCGCGGATGGTAAAGCGCGGCATTAGGCACGGCCACCGGCAGCGGCGGATCGCCCCCCCAACCGAGCGCCTGCCACGCAATGGCCCTCAGGAACGCCTCGGCGTTGGCCGGGCCGCCCTGGCGCAGATAGCGCCACAAACGCGTGCAGAACTCGGGGCTGGCGGTGCTGAGCGCCGTCAGATTCGGGTCCTCCTGCAAGTCGCCCGAGAACATCACGAGCATCTGGGCGCGACGCTGCGCCAGCGCCACGATCTGCTCGATTCCGTACGGCCAGTAGGCTTCACCGCCCAGATGATCGACCACGACGACGCGCGCATGCTGCAAGACGTCCTCGATGTAAAAGTCGACGGACGCCGGTTGCCGAAGATACGTGACATTGGCCAGCCGCAGACTCGGGAAATCGTCACCGAGCCGCGCCACCACGCTCGCCAGCAACGACAAGGTCGTGTCGGCCGAGCTGAGCACGACGATGTCGGCAGGCTGCTGGTCGATGCGGATTACCCCTGCCGCGTCGTCGACAAAGCCGCCGGGGACCGTGCGTAACAAGTGCATGCGAAGCGTCTTCCTGTTTGGGCCGGGTGCTTCAGGCCACTGCGGCCGGCGACACGACGCCAAGCGCCACATCGAACTCGCGCTGGAGGGCGTCGGCATCGAGATCTTCCCCGATCAGCACAAAGCGACTGCCGCGTGATTCGCCGTCGCGCCAGTGACGATCGAAGTAGCTGTCGAAGCGCTTGCCCACCCCCTGCACGACCAGACGCATGGGCGCGCCGGGCAAGGCAGCAAAGCCTTTGGCGCGATAGATCGTGTGATTTTCGACAAGCTGGCTCAATGCGGCG harbors:
- the cobN gene encoding cobaltochelatase subunit CobN, which codes for MHLLRTVPGGFVDDAAGVIRIDQQPADIVVLSSADTTLSLLASVVARLGDDFPSLRLANVTYLRQPASVDFYIEDVLQHARVVVVDHLGGEAYWPYGIEQIVALAQRRAQMLVMFSGDLQEDPNLTALSTASPEFCTRLWRYLRQGGPANAEAFLRAIAWQALGWGGDPPLPVAVPNAALYHPRSHRPTVADWQACWHAGAPVVAILFYRAHLQAANTVVFDALIDALMARGLNPLPIAITSLKDALSRDVVSQLCEEHDVSLVLNTTAFSTSTPEDPRQSQVFGSDAPVLQVILSGGNRDDWVKDNQGLNSRDIAMHVALPEVDGRIVTRAISFKGLDYRCARTEVDVVRYQPDRERVAFVAELSRRWCLLRTQPNAQKRLALVLANYPASEGRIGNGVGLDTPASVVEILTLLRDEGYRVDELPPDGDALMARLTSGVTNDAEMRALRPAFQSYALEDYLAAFATLPAQVRDALNERWGPADQDPTIRHGRFMIAGWRCANVFVGIQPSRSRVDGDYASYHDAELVPPHAYLAFYFWLRHVFDVDAVVHVGKHGSLEWLPGKSVALSDSCWPDLTLGPLPHLYPFIVNDPGEGSQAKRRAQAVIIDHLMPPLTRAESYGPMQDLERQVDEYYEALLVDMRRAKWLRSTILETIVRHRLHEELSLDAPNGPDAEDELLTRVDTWLCELKETQIRDGLHIFGRSPKGRERCDTLLALMRFPVRAGQGRDASLIDALAKDLQIDMHFDPLRAEWSAPWDGPRPPMLACVSDAPWRHQGDTRERLELLGANLLQTLASADVASLAAMTADLPATRDVLARAGDEVLPALDACGREELRHLKRGLEGRFVPPGPSGAPSRGRPDVLPTGRNFYSVDTRAIPTQTAWALGVKSARQLIERHMQDHGDYPRAIGLSVWGTATMRTGGDDIAQAFALLGVRPKWAPGSHRVTDFDILPPGGMERPRVDVTLRVSGFFRDAFPNVMHLFDAAVQAVAELDEPEDINPIRARVVHERDAWMARGFDSIEARKRAGWRVFSSQPGTYGAGLQEMIDNGLWQTDEDLALAYGQSGGYAYAQAGAGERAHDVFATRLASIDVVLQNQDNREHDILDSNDYYQFQGGMTAAVRHFSGQQPAVYHADHSRADAPRVRPLTEEIARVIRARVVNPKWLDGVKRHGYKGAAEIAATVDYLFGYDATARVISDHQYGMVTDACLNDADTREFMQRHNPHALRGVCERLLEAIGRGLWRSPGAYREQIEHHLLAAGQEIERRAS